A window of Branchiostoma floridae strain S238N-H82 chromosome 9, Bfl_VNyyK, whole genome shotgun sequence genomic DNA:
CAACTCATGAACAGATATCATTgaatctatatacatgtaagagtGATCATTACAACATAGAAACAGCAATAATATGGTGTCATGACATGGCTTTATGTGATTTTCGGCTACGATGGTGTTCCTCATTGCAATCAATTATTTACAGAAAGCAGACATCGCAATGGCGACTCTATTCATCACATCTGAAAGACATAAAGTTGGGGATTTCTCTCTTCCATACTACGACAACGGAATGGCGTTTGccatgaagaaaacaacatcaagGTGCCTCATATTCATATAATTCTAAACACCTATATGAGGTATATCTTTAGCCTTAACTTGTCTGAAATGCACGCAAAGACAAACGTAGTGGTTACATCGGAGTGAGAATAAGctgattaggccacagcaagtaaattttgtagatgacatcagcgcgcgcattaatttccgcctgatttcagaaaaaaaacaagatcttTTTTATTCTGCAggaatggtcaacatgacagttaagtaccaaaatgagcaaatattttgtgttgtagcgtaataattgtacttgtagaagtgacacttgcgaagtacccaggactgtagttgtagaaatgaaacttttggatagttgtaaaaatgacaccaatatcgaagccatgagtgtggttaccaactttgtcagtgatgccagtctaccacactagtgtcacttttgccACACCAGAACATGTCTTAAATTTCGGGAATGAATGttttgttggctctgataccatgcttttccctttaattcttgttacaccATCCATCACAACTTCATGGTGCCTATAAactgtagccatcttgtttttgtcacccatttttttttcgccctatcacactatttttgcagtctgcagaggatgtcatccataaaatttatttgccttatatttttcatcaatatatggtccgccatcttggattgtgaccaattacgtcatcagaTTAGATTATGAATATTTAGTTTAAAATGTTACATTAAAAAGTATGTTATCTATTAAAgacatatgaaaagaagttagtTTTAGCAATACAATCTGAAAATCTCATTGCTCTAACGAACATAAATGAATTTCGTAAAacatgcctttcagaaacccgttgccatagcaacataaaaaattatgaaatcgTGTTGCTTACAAtgttctaggaaaagtcaccaagtttggttgtcctAACACAAGCCTTTTGGGAGTTATACGACAACAAATTTGGAGTGGGAAcatttagcccccccccccccccctcctgtcTGGATAGGgataaaatgatatataacaTTTTATCCACGCTCACTCCGACCGAGGTATTTTCTCAAACATTTATTGGTCACTGAAACCATGTTGATTTATCTAGTCCCGACTGATTTGGAGTAAAATCATGTTTTATAAATTTTATAGGACTTCAAATACATGGGGCTTCATTGGCCCATTTCAAGAAGAACTGTTGGCCACAATCTTGGTGACGGCCTTGGCGGTGGGACTCTTTCAAGGTGTAGCTAAATTAGCAACAAAGGAAATGTAAGACATGCACGTCTTTATTTAATCAGTTTAAAGTCTTGGGACATTAATGTCGAATAATCTTATAAGTATAAACACGATATACAAATATCTACGACTAcgtgtattgatatttttcatCTTTGCTCCTCAATCGACACGTGTCGTGGCCTGTATTCTAATTGTAATACCATAAGACAACATTTCCATTTGGTCTCATTTCCTTAATATGAGACAATATTCAAGACAGTGCAACTGCTGTGCAAAACTTCGAATTTTGACAGTGACGATGAAGGTGACGCATCTGAAGATACAGTAATGGTGACAGAATTCTGGGAAGCTGTGTGGCAGTCATTCGTGGCTCTGGTACAGCTGGGTCCGGAGTTCCTGCCAGCGTCATTGTCAGGTATGACATTCCCAAATCATTCATGATCATGGCTTTTCTAACTAGAAATACGATATAACTGTAGACTCTGTATCTGGTAAGTAAATATCAGACCTTCTTAATATATTACCTTGTCGTCCTTTAAACCTCCCTTTCGTTTAGGTCGTATTTCTGCCTTCTTCTGGGGAATCGGCATCCTTGTGGCCATCTCTACTTACACCGCCAACCTGGCTGCTTTCCTGACCGTCAAACACGTAGATAACTCCATCAGTTCTCCAGAGGACCTTCTTGGACAGGTATAATAGATCATCATTAACTGTCCAAGAAAAACATGATAATAGATCATTGTgaaaataataatgaaaaagTTGTTTTGTGTGTTACTGCAGAACTACCCTAAATTATGTATGGTAatctacattgtatgatatttgttcttacatttttaGACGGAAATCTCGTATGGTACAATAAGAAACTATGCTACATGGGTGTCATTCAAGACCACTACAACAGAACCGTACAAATCACTGGGAGTCGTCATGCAGGCCAACGAAGAGTCAGTCCTTGTGGATAACCTACAGGAGGGTCTGGACAAGATGCGTACGGAGAAATATGCGCTGTTCGCGGACAGCGCTGAACTGGATTATCATGTGAGATGCTGTTTGGGCATGTTTAAAGGAAATTTTAATTCATATTCAAAGTAAATTGTCAGTGGATTTGATTGCTTATTCTAAAGTTGTTCTCAAatttaaaatttaaaacaaaaactaaaaaaatatgtttaaaaaagGAAACTGTAAGTCTCAGAGAAGGTGCACTGTACTAAAAAGATTTCCCGTATACGTATTCAATTTCGGCACAATTTTCTGTTCTCCATCTCAGGCTAGCCGTAAACCCTGTGATCTACAGTTTATCGGGCGGCTGTTCTGGCAGACAGGGTACGGGATTTTCCTGCCTAAGAACTCCAGATACACCATGGAGTTCAACAGGGTCATTGTGGCTGCAAAAGAAAGGGGCGTTTTCGACGCATTGGACGCCAAGTGGTGAGTACTGTTATTGCAGATTATATAAATGAgcaaaaaagtgcccaaaagaGAACGTATATTGCTTGACCAAAACTACTGACGTGACTCGCCGTCCAGAttttggaaatttttttttgcccaGCCTTTTATTGTCTAAATTAGCTCTACTTTACAGGAGAAAGAATAGGATACAACAAAGATATCCTATAGACTTACTTTTCTTTCTTATATAGGATCAAAAGCCAGGAGTGTTCCGGAACCAAAAAGACTGTGTTGGAATCCTCTGTGATCGGACTACAGGACATGTTGGGTGTGTTCGTGCTGGTGTATGGGGGCATGGCGTTGGCTCTCATCGTGCTGATTGGTGAATTCGTCTACAAATGTGCCCAAGATGTGAAGAAATATGAAGATGCTCATGTAAGATTATTGTATTTATGTTGTAGCTTTATCCCTTTCTATGGAATATTGGAAAACTCAGCAATACTacattaaccctatctagaccagggggggcttaaagtgcctgcgccaactttgacgtcatataacTGGCGAACAACGTGTGCTAGAACTACGAAACTTgttgacttttcctaaaatattgttggcaacaattctgtgaaaaaaaatttagtttgtgatttttcgtgttgccatggcaacgggtttctgacaggcatatcttcccaaatttactaatttcagtttgaattatgggatttcatggttttattgctacatcaaacttgtttatttatatcatgaacatcctgtgtaattttaagtcacatttcaaatcaaatatttgtaaattatgctaatttgatgacgtcatgggtcgaaatccaagatggcggacaatgtcattttcaacgataaatacatgtaatttttgctcaaataccgtcaaaatcttttattttcttaccaaacacaatcacttgatcattttagtccatttcaattgggttttggggttatatgtggcaAAAGgagtattttagaaaattcaagcttgtcgatccaagatggcggacaaattacgtcattttctgacgtcatatagacgtcagtgtcgtcgtcattggcaacaaaagacttagcagacttagacactaataagatatgctttatagtcatcattttgtccaattcatttaagtatagcggaaatttcatattttgacgattttagccaaaaatatgacattatgacgtcataattacgtcatattacgtcataacgataccaaaaatacagaaaatgttaaaatacactagtacatcatcccctctaaatttggtgctcgtaacccaagccgttttgaaattacgaaattacaaaagagcccccccccgtcccaggaatcccaaaaaagcctggtctagatagggttaatgtTGTCGTATTTATGTTCAAGCCAGGGTCTGTTTGGTCTACAATGTACGTAAAAGGTTCGGAAAATGATTGAATGATTTTATGTATTTGAGAGTATTATATTAAGTTTGCCTTAGTTGTTTCATACTGTGTATCTTTTCTTCTCAATCGCACgagatgaaaaaaataacacacatATTTCTTCTCATTCCTTTAGCCGAAGACTCTCACAG
This region includes:
- the LOC118422144 gene encoding glutamate receptor ionotropic, kainate 1-like, translated to MQANEESVLVDNLQEGLDKMRTEKYALFADSAELDYHASRKPCDLQFIGRLFWQTGYGIFLPKNSRYTMEFNRVIVAAKERGVFDALDAKWIKSQECSGTKKTVLESSVIGLQDMLGVFVLVYGGMALALIVLIGEFVYKCAQDVKKYEDAHPKTLTEAAKTRLKMIFSRKKSKEGSKKEGFDPYMSDLSNRTLRVVTIAADGFVLISDVDKDGNNVTGNDRFQG